The window GAGCAATACCTTTTGGGCTAAAAGTCCTTCTCTCCATAACGCAACCAACCCCTTTGTATCTAAAAAACCAGGGTGTAATGACCAAAGTCTCATGATTATCCTACAGCAACACGACGTGAAAGCTCCTTGGCTGAGAGGTCAAGTGCCGCAACCCTGTGAGCTATTATACTATTGTTTGAATCCATCTGATGGCTCACGATCCGAATAACGGTAAACGGAATTCCCGATCGGATCGGCCACAGCAAAACCCCTATCTTCCCTTGGTTTGTCTTACTGTGGCCCCTGCAACCCGGGCTGCTGTGTATTGATATCGCCAATACCCCTGATTAACACCCAGAGCCGTAAATGATCATTTTGACTCATTCACACCAGCAATATTTTCAGACCAATTAAAACAAGTACAATACCACCAAACAATTCTGCTTTGCTCTCCAGCCATGTACCACTTATCGTTCCGATAAAGACACCTATCCAGCTAAAGATACAAGTAGTAACACCAATGATGAGGCAGGCAGTAAACGGACCGATATCAAGTAAAGTCAACGCAAAACCAGCAGCCATGGCATCGACGCTTGTGGCGATCGCAAGCATCAGCATTGCTCTGTGAGTTATGTTTGTAATAGCTACTTCAATTCCATTGGCAAAAGACGCATAAATCATCTTTCCGCCTATCAAACCAAGCAGGCAAAGGGAGACCCAGGGCGCATATGCTTCAATCCACCCCAACACCCCTTTACCACCCAAGTACCCAACCAATGGCATTAATGCCTGAAACAATCCAAAATAAGATCCAGACAGAAGCGATAATGATGCCGGTTTTCTCTTATGTTTTGAACCCAATCCGATAGATACAGCAAAAGCATCCATACTCAGTGCAATTGCCAGGAGAAATACTTCAACCACGGAGACCAACCTCCATTAAAGAAGAAGGTTAAGGAATATTTACGAAAACCGATCTGGTTTTAGATTTTTCTACAAACCAAAGTCTGGTTAATGGTATCCCCGGACAAAAAACGCCGAGGACTTGTACTCGCTCCTTTTTTTTCCGGATTTTATCCGAAATTCAGTATAAGATGAGTATATAAAGCGTAACGAATGACAGCCCAGTGGACGCTACGCAGCAGCCAGGTCGGCTAGTGAAGACATCTGTTCTGCAGATTAACTCCTGAATAAAAAGTATACAGCCCCAACAAGACAAAGTCCCGCCCATAGATAATCGAGTTTCAGCGGCTCTTTTAAATAATACAATGAAAATGGAACAAAAACACTCAAAGTGATGACTTCTTGAATTATCTTTAATTGCCCGACGGATAAAACTGTATAGCCAATCCGATTTGCTGGAACCTGTAACAAATATTCGAATAGTGCGATACCCCAGCTGATAAGTGCGGCTACAACCCAAAGTGTTTTATTAAGCTCCTTGAGGTGTGCATACCATGCAAATGTCATAAAAACATTGCTGC is drawn from Candidatus Scalindua sp. and contains these coding sequences:
- a CDS encoding DMT family protein yields the protein MTFAWYAHLKELNKTLWVVAALISWGIALFEYLLQVPANRIGYTVLSVGQLKIIQEVITLSVFVPFSLYYLKEPLKLDYLWAGLCLVGAVYFLFRS
- a CDS encoding manganese efflux pump MntP family protein; translated protein: MVEVFLLAIALSMDAFAVSIGLGSKHKRKPASLSLLSGSYFGLFQALMPLVGYLGGKGVLGWIEAYAPWVSLCLLGLIGGKMIYASFANGIEVAITNITHRAMLMLAIATSVDAMAAGFALTLLDIGPFTACLIIGVTTCIFSWIGVFIGTISGTWLESKAELFGGIVLVLIGLKILLV